A single window of Fischerella sp. PCC 9605 DNA harbors:
- a CDS encoding type II toxin-antitoxin system HicB family antitoxin, protein MKLRYEIILYWSEEDQAFIAEVPELPGCAADGETYQEALHNVEIIMQEWIETAQELGRSIPEPRQRLMSA, encoded by the coding sequence ATGAAGCTTCGCTATGAAATAATTCTCTACTGGAGCGAAGAAGACCAAGCTTTTATTGCCGAAGTACCAGAATTACCAGGTTGTGCTGCTGATGGCGAAACCTACCAAGAAGCACTACACAATGTAGAAATTATTATGCAGGAATGGATAGAAACTGCTCAAGAATTGGGGCGTTCTATTCCTGAACCAAGACAGCGTTTGATGTCTGCCTAA
- a CDS encoding type II toxin-antitoxin system VapC family toxin — protein sequence MERNPAVADTGFIVALLNRSDTMHSIVVTAYTQQQQILLPQTVLAEVAYLVGRNAGVATVAAFLKGLSASKFSLVALTDQDVMRVAEILEDYGDTRIDFVDATVMAVAERYGITKILTLDQRDFRLFRPKHCDSFEILP from the coding sequence ATGGAAAGAAACCCAGCCGTAGCAGATACGGGGTTTATTGTGGCTTTGTTGAATCGTTCAGATACAATGCACAGTATTGTTGTAACCGCCTACACTCAACAACAACAGATTTTGCTACCACAAACAGTTTTAGCAGAAGTAGCTTATCTCGTTGGGCGTAATGCAGGTGTAGCTACAGTAGCAGCTTTTTTGAAAGGACTGTCTGCGAGTAAATTCAGTTTAGTGGCTTTGACAGATCAAGATGTAATGCGTGTGGCGGAAATATTGGAAGATTATGGAGATACCCGGATTGATTTTGTAGATGCAACTGTTATGGCTGTAGCTGAACGCTATGGTATTACAAAAATACTGACTTTAGATCAGCGTGATTTTAGATTATTTAGACCTAAACATTGCGATAGTTTTGAGATTTTGCCTTGA